The following proteins are encoded in a genomic region of Deltaproteobacteria bacterium:
- a CDS encoding sigma-54-dependent Fis family transcriptional regulator, whose amino-acid sequence MGIPAISPNSPFAFESISQSAIFFVMDEKCNILSMSGAAKEKCRLNDNDIARGVWCDAVLDGFPLYDCPPKSFGVSSGNLKTANGKMAGTFIYYPIKDEKGRIVGSIWNFIRQSSSCCNIMEDESFWATKNKTMGITIQRAIIAAKKDSPISIFGETGTGKTVLAKFIHQQSQVREGPFIHINCSTIPETLFESELFGYEKGAFTGANTEEKGYIAAADGGTLFLDEVADMPLTCQSKLLTFLDTKRYQPLGATKERINRVRIISSSNKPLWEMTKNREFRQDLFFRLSVIRLFMPPLRERKEDIPTLVNNFLGGKKRISSQAMRLILSHPWHGNIRELTSVLESACVCSADEEIIQPDHLCLNYEENETNGRLKNGMTNPDDEKYKILLALKNSSNNKTMAAQLLGLSRITLWRKMKKHGLEVSKDCGADCSCHK is encoded by the coding sequence ATGGGTATCCCTGCCATTAGTCCAAATAGTCCATTTGCCTTTGAGTCTATCTCTCAAAGCGCTATCTTTTTTGTAATGGATGAAAAATGCAATATACTTTCAATGAGCGGTGCGGCTAAAGAGAAATGCAGGTTGAATGACAATGATATTGCCAGAGGAGTGTGGTGTGATGCTGTTCTTGACGGGTTCCCTCTCTATGACTGTCCGCCCAAAAGTTTCGGGGTATCCAGCGGAAATTTGAAGACCGCAAATGGCAAGATGGCAGGGACATTTATCTATTACCCTATAAAAGATGAGAAAGGCAGGATTGTGGGGAGTATCTGGAATTTTATAAGGCAGAGCAGCAGTTGCTGCAATATAATGGAAGATGAGTCATTCTGGGCAACAAAGAATAAAACCATGGGCATAACGATTCAGAGGGCGATTATTGCTGCAAAAAAAGATTCCCCTATAAGCATATTCGGCGAGACAGGAACAGGAAAGACAGTTCTTGCAAAGTTTATCCATCAGCAGAGTCAGGTAAGGGAGGGCCCGTTCATCCACATAAATTGCTCAACCATCCCCGAGACACTCTTTGAATCAGAGTTATTCGGTTATGAAAAGGGGGCATTTACAGGCGCTAACACTGAGGAAAAGGGCTATATTGCTGCGGCTGACGGCGGAACACTCTTTCTGGATGAGGTGGCGGACATGCCTTTAACTTGTCAATCTAAACTATTGACATTTCTGGACACCAAAAGATATCAGCCGCTCGGCGCCACAAAAGAGAGGATAAACCGTGTAAGGATTATATCTTCTTCCAATAAACCACTCTGGGAGATGACAAAGAATCGGGAGTTCAGACAGGACCTTTTTTTCAGGCTTTCTGTAATAAGGCTCTTCATGCCGCCGCTTCGGGAAAGGAAAGAGGATATTCCCACGCTTGTCAACAACTTTTTAGGCGGTAAAAAACGGATAAGTTCGCAGGCTATGAGACTAATCTTATCACATCCATGGCATGGGAACATCAGGGAACTTACATCCGTATTGGAGAGCGCGTGCGTATGCAGCGCTGACGAGGAAATCATACAGCCCGACCATCTCTGTCTTAACTATGAAGAGAATGAAACAAACGGCCGCTTAAAAAATGGGATGACAAATCCTGATGATGAGAAATACAAGATACTTTTGGCATTAAAAAATTCTTCCAACAACAAGACAATGGCTGCACAACTCCTTGGATTAAGCCGCATTACCTTATGGCGAAAGATGAAAAAACATGGTCTTGAGGTCAGTAAAGATTGCGGTGCGGACTGCAGCTGTCATAAATAA
- a CDS encoding YifB family Mg chelatase-like AAA ATPase, which produces MLSKILSSAIIGIDAYIVEVEVDISPGLPVFSTVGLPDNAVKESKDRVKAAIKNSGYEFPTMRITVNIAPADIKKEGTSFDLPVSIGILAAQKLLKTDKLNQYLIVGELSLNGDIKPIKGALSMAITAKTLGLKGIILPEENAEEAAIVEGIDVIPVKCLSQLAEFFNGGIEIKPCKVDVNAFFKREGDALLDINEVKGQEHVKRALEIAVAGGHNILMIGPPGSGKTMLARRIPTILPDITMDEAIETTKIHSVAGLLNNKQVLVTTRPFRSPHHTISDAGLIGGGQIPKPGEVSLAHNGVLFLDELPEFHKNVLEVLRQPLEDGKVTISRAAVSITYPTSIMLVASCNPCPCGFFGDLSRTCQCTPLQIRRYRAKLSGPLLDRIDIHVDVPGVKFRELSDERGGEESSEIKERVNTARKIQDKRFSILHTKSGRRIYCNAQMSSRHIKRFCEIGSDSKGLLEMAIDKLGLSARAYARILKVARTIADIEGSENIGSPHISEAVQYRSLDRKVV; this is translated from the coding sequence ATGCTTTCTAAAATCCTATCCAGTGCTATAATCGGCATTGATGCATATATTGTTGAGGTAGAGGTAGATATCTCTCCCGGACTACCTGTGTTTTCTACTGTCGGACTCCCTGACAATGCTGTTAAGGAAAGTAAAGATAGAGTCAAGGCAGCAATAAAAAACTCAGGTTATGAATTCCCGACCATGAGGATTACTGTAAACATTGCACCTGCTGATATAAAAAAAGAAGGCACAAGTTTTGACCTGCCTGTTTCAATCGGCATACTTGCCGCGCAGAAACTGCTTAAGACTGATAAACTTAATCAATATCTCATAGTTGGTGAACTTTCATTAAATGGGGATATTAAACCTATAAAGGGTGCGCTTTCTATGGCAATCACTGCAAAGACTTTAGGATTAAAAGGTATTATACTGCCGGAGGAAAATGCAGAAGAGGCAGCCATTGTTGAAGGTATAGATGTTATTCCTGTTAAATGCCTTTCCCAGTTAGCAGAGTTTTTTAATGGGGGCATAGAAATTAAACCATGTAAGGTAGATGTCAATGCCTTTTTCAAAAGGGAAGGCGATGCCTTATTGGATATAAATGAGGTGAAAGGGCAGGAGCATGTAAAAAGGGCACTGGAGATTGCAGTGGCAGGAGGGCATAATATCTTAATGATTGGGCCGCCCGGCTCAGGGAAAACAATGCTTGCAAGGAGGATTCCAACCATTCTTCCTGATATAACTATGGATGAGGCGATTGAAACAACAAAGATTCACAGCGTTGCAGGACTATTGAATAACAAACAGGTGCTTGTCACAACGAGACCTTTCAGAAGCCCCCACCACACTATTTCTGATGCAGGTCTCATTGGAGGGGGGCAGATTCCAAAACCAGGTGAGGTGTCTCTTGCACATAACGGAGTTTTGTTTTTAGATGAACTCCCTGAATTTCATAAAAATGTTTTAGAGGTATTAAGGCAGCCCCTTGAAGACGGCAAGGTTACAATATCCCGGGCAGCCGTTTCAATTACATATCCAACATCCATCATGCTGGTTGCTTCATGTAACCCATGTCCTTGTGGTTTTTTCGGAGATTTAAGCAGGACATGTCAGTGCACCCCATTACAAATCAGGAGATACAGGGCAAAACTATCAGGACCACTCCTTGATAGGATAGATATCCATGTGGATGTACCGGGAGTCAAATTCAGGGAATTATCTGATGAAAGGGGAGGGGAAGAATCGTCTGAAATAAAGGAGAGGGTCAATACGGCAAGGAAGATACAAGATAAAAGGTTTTCTATACTCCATACAAAATCAGGCAGAAGGATATACTGTAATGCCCAGATGTCATCAAGACATATCAAAAGATTCTGTGAAATAGGCAGTGACAGCAAAGGACTTCTTGAAATGGCAATAGATAAACTCGGACTTTCTGCGCGGGCGTATGCAAGGATATTAAAGGTTGCAAGGACTATTGCAGATATTGAAGGAAGTGAAAATATTGGGTCGCCCCACATATCAGAGGCGGTTCAGTACAGGAGTCTGGACAGAAAGGTTGTATAA
- a CDS encoding cytochrome c biogenesis protein ResB, whose amino-acid sequence MQIRNNYLYKKFSSIKTSILFLGILAVFYLAGTIFPQGGNIEDYINEGGRFVLLVKIFGLMNLFSTPLFLIVSLLLFVNLTICTWERFLILCKETPLDTGFISTHIIQLNGKDEIDEIFIKKLGFRKLYSDTSKTIMIKGLSYKWLTCLYHLGIFLCFIGFFLTYLFAFEDEIIIYPDEIKTIQPSVQSRFNKLFGKKAEELPFKVKLAEFTTEYNQMPSIDYPKERLSRLAIALGWQDKPIKYKIKDESLFPKDWKSRLMVIRDDKLIIEKIIEVNDPLEYGGFTFYQAAFEQKLKVTMDKSPIGIEVEIGKEAILPGIEDALVFKNLRVGTLFRKDGRTEKIIPSVDVYMVKGKGLMANGIKDKEKIGKLELGGYLTIEDRAVDIKEFMEATILSYRYDPGVAILWFAGILVLAAMAMRIYMTWYMIMYRIDRESKVPLLRLSIKARGLLADEAGIIRQIRHFTRKYQ is encoded by the coding sequence ATGCAAATTCGTAATAACTATCTATACAAAAAGTTCTCTTCCATAAAGACCTCAATTCTATTTCTGGGGATACTGGCTGTATTCTATCTTGCAGGGACTATATTTCCGCAAGGTGGAAATATTGAAGACTATATAAATGAGGGCGGCAGGTTTGTATTGCTTGTGAAGATATTCGGACTCATGAACCTCTTTTCAACCCCATTGTTCCTTATAGTCAGTCTTTTATTGTTTGTGAACCTTACAATATGCACATGGGAGCGGTTTCTTATACTATGCAAAGAAACACCTCTTGACACAGGATTTATCTCAACTCACATAATACAGTTAAATGGAAAAGATGAGATTGATGAAATATTCATAAAAAAACTTGGTTTTAGAAAATTGTATTCTGACACCAGCAAAACCATTATGATAAAGGGGTTATCTTATAAATGGCTTACATGCCTTTACCATCTTGGAATATTTCTCTGTTTCATCGGTTTTTTCCTGACATACCTTTTTGCATTTGAAGATGAGATTATAATATATCCTGATGAGATAAAAACAATCCAGCCATCTGTACAGAGCAGATTTAATAAACTATTCGGCAAAAAGGCAGAAGAACTGCCATTTAAGGTCAAACTGGCTGAGTTCACAACCGAATACAACCAGATGCCCTCTATAGACTATCCAAAAGAAAGACTGTCAAGGCTTGCAATTGCCCTTGGCTGGCAGGATAAACCAATAAAATATAAAATAAAGGATGAATCGCTATTTCCAAAAGACTGGAAGAGCAGGTTAATGGTGATTAGAGATGACAAACTAATCATTGAAAAGATTATTGAGGTAAATGACCCATTAGAATACGGCGGCTTTACATTTTATCAGGCGGCATTTGAGCAGAAGTTAAAGGTAACAATGGACAAGAGTCCTATTGGAATTGAGGTAGAGATAGGGAAAGAGGCAATACTTCCCGGCATAGAAGATGCCCTTGTTTTTAAAAATCTAAGGGTCGGCACACTGTTTAGAAAGGATGGCAGGACTGAAAAGATTATTCCCTCTGTAGATGTATATATGGTAAAAGGCAAAGGACTAATGGCAAATGGTATAAAGGATAAAGAAAAGATTGGGAAACTTGAACTCGGCGGTTATTTGACCATTGAGGACAGGGCAGTAGACATCAAGGAGTTTATGGAGGCAACAATATTGAGTTATCGCTATGACCCTGGTGTAGCAATACTCTGGTTTGCAGGTATACTGGTGCTTGCTGCAATGGCAATGAGGATATATATGACTTGGTATATGATTATGTACAGGATTGACAGGGAGTCCAAAGTGCCGCTATTAAGACTATCCATAAAGGCAAGGGGGCTTCTGGCAGATGAAGCAGGAATAATAAGACAGATAAGACATTTCACCCGAAAATACCAGTAA
- the ccsB gene encoding c-type cytochrome biogenesis protein CcsB, giving the protein MTSTIDTILSRDAFLLTTELRIFWLIAFFYGVCLFLYLIYLFTKKNSIGKTAAGILWAVVVIHAALIIFRTIEAQRAPFQTLYESLSWFAWTASFTYIYVSRKWEGIHLAGIPVTLMSMGASLYALLSRNPAVEPLSPPLQSWWFEYHVILAFLSYAVFVVSCSIEMVYLFINPRLKRGKSFDYGLDMNNIEVFHRTSFKLVLFGFPLLTFGVFSGAAWANEAWGRYWSWDPKETWSLITWTVFAMYLHAMTIPKWRGLPASLLNILGFICMLMTFLGVNWLSKLLGIPSLHIYAV; this is encoded by the coding sequence ATGACTTCAACTATTGATACTATCTTATCAAGGGATGCCTTCCTCTTAACTACAGAACTGAGGATATTCTGGCTTATCGCTTTTTTTTACGGTGTGTGCCTTTTTTTATATCTGATATATCTCTTCACAAAAAAGAACTCTATCGGAAAGACGGCAGCAGGTATTTTATGGGCAGTGGTTGTTATCCATGCAGCGCTAATAATCTTCAGAACCATAGAGGCACAACGCGCACCATTCCAGACATTATATGAAAGCCTTTCATGGTTTGCATGGACTGCCTCTTTCACATACATTTATGTTTCAAGAAAATGGGAAGGCATACACCTTGCAGGGATACCTGTAACCCTTATGTCAATGGGCGCATCACTTTATGCACTCCTTTCAAGAAACCCTGCTGTAGAACCGCTTTCACCGCCGTTGCAGAGTTGGTGGTTTGAATATCATGTAATCCTTGCATTTCTCTCTTACGCTGTATTTGTGGTGAGTTGCAGTATAGAGATGGTCTATCTCTTTATAAATCCAAGACTGAAAAGAGGGAAGTCTTTTGATTATGGACTGGATATGAATAATATAGAGGTGTTTCACAGGACATCATTTAAACTCGTGCTGTTTGGCTTTCCCCTGCTTACATTCGGCGTATTCTCAGGCGCTGCATGGGCAAATGAAGCATGGGGAAGATATTGGAGTTGGGATCCGAAGGAGACATGGTCGCTTATAACATGGACCGTATTTGCCATGTACCTTCATGCAATGACTATCCCAAAGTGGAGAGGTCTGCCTGCATCCTTGCTGAATATTCTTGGATTTATATGTATGCTGATGACATTCCTTGGTGTCAACTGGCTTTCTAAACTGCTGGGCATCCCAAGTCTGCATATTTATGCAGTATGA
- a CDS encoding zinc ribbon domain-containing protein: MPIYEYVCKSCGMEFEVTQKISDEPLKECQRCSSNKIEKVISPSAFVLKGSGWHKSDYASKVNDPSKKSPEKDSSCPAASSSSSACSTCPQA; encoded by the coding sequence ATGCCAATATATGAGTATGTCTGCAAATCCTGCGGCATGGAATTTGAGGTAACACAGAAGATTTCTGATGAACCCTTAAAAGAATGCCAGCGCTGTTCTTCTAACAAAATTGAAAAGGTCATTTCACCATCTGCATTTGTGCTGAAGGGAAGCGGCTGGCATAAAAGTGATTATGCCTCAAAGGTGAATGACCCATCTAAAAAGAGTCCTGAAAAGGATTCATCATGCCCTGCTGCATCATCTTCTTCAAGTGCATGCTCCACATGCCCGCAGGCATAA
- a CDS encoding TIGR02757 family protein, whose protein sequence is MNHKLKTLLNKLYKSFDINSISPDPLEFVHKFKDPKDKEITGLIASSLAYGKVEGILKSINYILDVMDWSPYRFTVRFNPQKHTQLFNNFSHRFNKGRDIACLIYFVKQMIEEGGSIKGFFLKGYNPYDKNIKPALISFSDRVLKLDSMPIYGRRKLPQDAGVRFFFPSPSDGSPCKRLNLYLRWMVREKDVDLGLWKEIHPNRLIIPLDTHIARISKYIGLTNRKSPDWEMAEEITENLKRLDADDPVKYDFSLCRLGILDRCPKKKDPEKCRKCLIKGICVM, encoded by the coding sequence ATGAACCACAAACTAAAGACTCTCCTCAATAAACTCTACAAATCATTTGATATAAACTCCATCTCCCCTGACCCCCTTGAATTTGTCCATAAGTTTAAAGACCCAAAAGACAAGGAGATTACAGGACTGATTGCCTCATCCCTTGCATACGGCAAGGTGGAAGGCATCCTTAAAAGCATAAACTATATTCTGGATGTAATGGACTGGTCTCCTTACAGATTCACAGTAAGATTTAACCCTCAAAAACATACACAATTATTTAACAATTTCTCCCATAGATTTAATAAAGGTAGAGACATTGCCTGTCTTATATATTTTGTAAAACAGATGATAGAGGAAGGCGGCTCTATTAAAGGATTCTTTCTGAAAGGTTATAATCCTTATGATAAGAATATAAAACCTGCCCTTATAAGTTTTTCTGACAGGGTATTGAAATTAGATTCCATGCCTATTTATGGCAGGCGCAAACTTCCTCAAGATGCTGGCGTAAGATTCTTTTTCCCTTCTCCATCAGATGGGAGTCCTTGCAAAAGGTTAAACCTGTATTTAAGGTGGATGGTTAGGGAAAAGGATGTGGATTTAGGTTTATGGAAAGAGATACACCCAAACAGACTGATTATACCGCTTGACACTCACATAGCCCGAATATCAAAGTATATCGGACTTACAAACAGAAAATCCCCTGACTGGGAGATGGCAGAGGAAATCACAGAGAACCTAAAAAGACTAGATGCGGACGACCCTGTAAAATATGATTTTAGCCTGTGCAGGCTTGGTATTCTGGACAGATGTCCGAAAAAGAAAGATCCTGAAAAATGCAGGAAATGCCTGATAAAAGGCATATGTGTGATGTAA
- a CDS encoding SH3 domain-containing protein: protein MRPYIIVTILLLIHISSNGYAYDVTASPSFWIDRLDNHDAVLMDADKIYKFNDSTITSIDQMAKIEEMYRTISGSKIKQYLTHDPLPVDKKRFDKNGRKIGQRFFRELEENINLEGAEDITEIRFGVITNTADIRAFPTIEPIREYPNSKDFDTIQYSKIYPPSIVALLHVSKDKKWGFFQASFVRGWIRLNDVAFAKDRDEILPDNNQFLIITGSFVDVYEDRELKKILERLPMGTRLSITGEDEKRWIVAFPYKTKDSKLLIRGSAYISKTSDVNKGFLPYTKKNIIQQAFKTLGEGYGWGNIHGKRDCSSFIKDVFATVGIYLPRNSRQQISTGKLLGHTDNGSSANDLKEAVKSAVPGITLIGLNGHIMLYLGKFDNRDYVIHSLFGYGDADGFKAVNSTVVTDLNLGSRTKSGAFINRLKGITLVTNEPQTKDSPQ, encoded by the coding sequence ATGCGACCGTACATAATTGTTACAATATTACTTTTAATCCATATCAGCAGCAACGGATATGCCTATGATGTTACTGCCTCTCCTTCCTTCTGGATAGATAGGCTGGATAACCATGATGCAGTTCTGATGGATGCCGATAAAATATATAAATTTAATGACTCCACCATTACATCAATTGACCAGATGGCAAAGATTGAAGAAATGTATAGAACAATATCAGGCAGCAAAATAAAGCAGTATCTCACTCACGACCCTTTGCCTGTTGATAAGAAGAGGTTTGATAAAAACGGCAGAAAAATAGGACAGCGGTTCTTCAGAGAATTGGAGGAAAACATAAACCTTGAAGGTGCAGAAGATATAACAGAAATAAGATTTGGCGTTATAACAAACACAGCCGACATAAGGGCATTCCCAACAATTGAACCCATTCGGGAATATCCGAATTCAAAAGACTTTGACACTATCCAATACTCAAAAATATATCCGCCTTCCATTGTTGCCCTGCTTCATGTGAGTAAAGACAAAAAGTGGGGGTTCTTCCAGGCCAGTTTTGTGAGAGGCTGGATTAGACTGAATGATGTTGCTTTTGCAAAAGATAGAGATGAAATACTTCCTGACAATAACCAATTCCTTATAATCACAGGAAGTTTTGTTGATGTTTATGAAGACCGTGAACTTAAAAAGATTTTGGAAAGACTGCCCATGGGCACACGACTTTCAATAACAGGAGAGGATGAAAAAAGATGGATTGTAGCATTTCCATACAAAACTAAAGACAGCAAACTTCTTATTCGGGGCAGTGCATACATCAGTAAGACATCAGATGTAAATAAAGGCTTCCTGCCATATACAAAAAAAAATATCATACAACAGGCATTTAAAACACTGGGTGAAGGATATGGCTGGGGTAATATACATGGCAAAAGAGACTGCTCCTCGTTTATTAAAGATGTATTTGCAACAGTCGGGATATACCTGCCCAGAAACTCAAGACAGCAGATTTCAACAGGTAAACTGCTTGGACATACTGACAATGGCAGTTCGGCTAATGACCTAAAGGAAGCCGTCAAATCCGCTGTCCCTGGTATAACACTGATAGGTCTTAATGGTCATATAATGCTGTATCTAGGAAAGTTTGACAACAGGGATTATGTAATCCATTCATTATTCGGTTATGGTGATGCAGATGGTTTCAAGGCAGTAAACTCTACAGTTGTCACTGATTTAAATCTGGGTAGCCGTACAAAAAGCGGTGCATTTATAAATAGACTAAAAGGGATAACCCTTGTAACCAATGAACCACAAACTAAAGACTCTCCTCAATAA
- the ybeY gene encoding rRNA maturation RNase YbeY — protein MDIIISCKRVKVKRDSIKGVIAKILKNLDCPDNAEISILFTDNDFIRELNKRYLKKDRPTDVLSFPMDSVRGKNGSRFTVHGSRYLLGDIVISVEKAKEQAKSMNVPMDMEIKRLLIHGILHLFGYEHEKGGIKAKKMKREEERLICDRT, from the coding sequence ATGGATATTATAATCTCATGTAAAAGGGTAAAGGTAAAAAGAGACAGCATAAAAGGAGTTATAGCAAAGATACTCAAAAATCTTGACTGTCCTGATAATGCTGAAATAAGCATACTGTTTACTGACAATGATTTTATCAGGGAATTAAACAAAAGATACCTGAAAAAAGACAGACCAACAGATGTCCTTTCCTTCCCAATGGATTCTGTAAGGGGAAAAAACGGTTCACGGTTCACGGTTCACGGTTCAAGGTATCTTCTGGGTGATATTGTCATATCCGTTGAAAAGGCAAAAGAGCAGGCAAAATCTATGAATGTCCCTATGGATATGGAGATTAAAAGGCTCTTGATACACGGCATTCTGCATCTGTTTGGATATGAACATGAAAAGGGCGGCATAAAGGCAAAGAAGATGAAAAGGGAAGAGGAAAGGCTTATATGCGACCGTACATAA
- a CDS encoding PhoH family protein — translation MREEKWFEKSIRQLEVEDNAIALTLFGEHGENLKRLEKKLAVRLDTRGNIVTIQGEEERVLLAERLLKELSNLLLKGYNLHSTDIDYAIRMCSIEKDAHLTDIFMDTVYVSFKKKVIAPKSIAQKGYIDAIRKYDIVFSIGPAGTGKTYLAMAMAVAALSRKEVERIILTRPAVEAGEKLGFLPGDITAKVDPYLRPLYDALHDMMDFERAQKLIERGIIEIAPLAFMRGRTLNDSFVIMDEAQNTTSEQMKMFLTRLGFSSKTVITGDITQIDLPLAKPSGLVEVQRVLYGIEGIEFVYFSEKDVVRHPLVQDIIKAYDRVGKKRERVSEDEEV, via the coding sequence ATGCGTGAAGAAAAGTGGTTTGAAAAGAGTATCAGGCAACTTGAGGTAGAAGATAATGCCATTGCACTCACACTCTTTGGTGAGCATGGTGAAAACCTGAAACGGCTTGAAAAAAAACTTGCCGTCAGACTGGATACCAGAGGGAATATCGTTACAATTCAAGGTGAAGAAGAAAGGGTTCTTCTTGCGGAAAGACTTCTGAAGGAATTAAGCAATCTCCTTTTAAAAGGCTACAATCTCCATTCCACGGACATTGATTATGCAATAAGGATGTGCAGCATTGAGAAGGATGCACATCTCACAGATATATTCATGGACACGGTCTATGTCTCTTTTAAGAAAAAGGTTATTGCACCTAAAAGTATTGCCCAGAAGGGATACATAGATGCTATAAGGAAATATGATATTGTCTTTAGCATAGGTCCTGCCGGAACTGGCAAGACCTATCTTGCAATGGCAATGGCTGTTGCAGCCCTTTCCAGAAAAGAGGTTGAGAGGATAATACTTACAAGACCTGCTGTAGAGGCAGGCGAAAAACTTGGTTTCCTGCCTGGTGATATTACTGCAAAGGTTGACCCGTATTTAAGACCCCTTTACGATGCCCTTCATGACATGATGGATTTTGAAAGGGCACAGAAGTTAATAGAGAGAGGGATTATAGAAATCGCACCGCTTGCATTTATGAGGGGCAGGACTCTCAATGATTCATTCGTAATAATGGACGAGGCACAGAATACAACAAGCGAGCAGATGAAGATGTTTTTAACAAGGCTTGGCTTTAGTTCAAAGACAGTTATCACAGGAGACATAACCCAGATAGATTTACCTCTTGCAAAACCGTCAGGGCTTGTGGAGGTTCAGAGGGTGCTTTACGGCATAGAAGGGATAGAGTTTGTATATTTCTCTGAAAAGGATGTTGTCCGACACCCGTTGGTTCAGGATATTATAAAGGCTTATGACAGGGTTGGGAAAAAACGGGAAAGGGTTTCTGAAGACGAAGAAGTATAA
- a CDS encoding DUF1957 domain-containing protein: MCQIGHFQGCPEWLYHVIKAFHTDSRVEMVTAGEYLDKVKPLQVISLPEGSWGEGGYHWIWLNDTNQWTWKHIYEAEGEMIKLAKKFADKKDDNLLQEILKQTARELLILESSDWQFLISTLAAKDYAEMRVVRHYDDFKRLSQMAWKKGKGEELSKEETNFLEYCQKRDDIFPDVDVNWYKELYA, translated from the coding sequence ATGTGCCAAATAGGGCACTTTCAAGGCTGCCCTGAATGGCTGTATCATGTAATCAAGGCATTTCATACTGACAGCAGGGTAGAAATGGTAACTGCTGGAGAATATCTTGATAAGGTAAAACCTTTGCAGGTTATATCCCTGCCTGAGGGCTCATGGGGCGAGGGCGGGTATCACTGGATATGGCTTAATGACACAAACCAGTGGACATGGAAGCACATCTACGAGGCAGAAGGCGAGATGATAAAACTTGCAAAAAAGTTTGCCGATAAAAAAGATGACAATCTGCTGCAGGAGATATTAAAGCAGACGGCAAGGGAACTCCTTATACTTGAATCTTCAGACTGGCAGTTCTTAATATCAACCCTTGCTGCGAAAGATTATGCAGAGATGAGGGTTGTCCGACACTATGACGATTTTAAGAGACTGTCACAGATGGCATGGAAAAAGGGTAAGGGGGAAGAATTGAGTAAAGAAGAGACGAACTTTCTTGAATACTGTCAGAAAAGGGACGATATATTCCCTGATGTGGATGTAAATTGGTATAAAGAATTATATGCGTGA